A genomic segment from Nitrosopumilus sp. K4 encodes:
- the erpA gene encoding iron-sulfur cluster insertion protein ErpA, whose protein sequence is MITVTPKAAEKIKEFMKEEAEKPEYLRVYVQGGGCSGLSYGMGFEKAPEEDDLVMEENGVKLLVDSYSVDHLQGANVDYIESLMGSGFKINNPNVVKSCSCGHSFSTE, encoded by the coding sequence ATGATCACTGTTACTCCCAAGGCAGCTGAAAAAATCAAAGAATTCATGAAAGAAGAAGCCGAAAAACCAGAATACCTTAGAGTATATGTTCAAGGCGGAGGTTGCTCTGGTCTGTCATACGGAATGGGCTTTGAAAAAGCACCAGAAGAAGATGACTTGGTAATGGAGGAAAATGGTGTCAAACTATTAGTTGACAGCTATAGTGTAGACCATCTACAAGGTGCAAACGTAGACTATATTGAAAGCCTTATGGGCTCTGGATTTAAAATCAACAATCCTAATGTTGTGAAATCTTGTTCATGTGGTCACTCATTTAGCACTGAATAA
- a CDS encoding enoyl-CoA hydratase/isomerase family protein, whose product MSLVTTSTSDGICTVKINRPDKLNAMNTDVAKELIKTFETLNQDDSVKVIILTGEGEKAFSAGADIEYMSKISADESVEYAKTGQLVTATVELVKQPTIAAVNGFALGGGCELAMSCDIRIAADTAKLGQPEVTIGIPPGWGGTQRLMRIVGIAKAKELVYTGKMIKADEAKEIGLVNQVVPLASLQEEALKMAQQIAANSTMGVQMSKVAINKGRNADLDTGLAVELLAWRNCFTHPDREERMTAFVNKSKK is encoded by the coding sequence ATGTCTCTAGTTACTACATCTACTTCTGACGGCATTTGTACTGTCAAGATTAACAGACCTGACAAACTAAATGCTATGAATACAGATGTTGCAAAAGAGCTCATCAAAACTTTTGAAACCCTCAACCAAGATGACAGCGTTAAAGTCATCATCTTAACAGGTGAAGGAGAAAAAGCATTCTCTGCAGGAGCTGATATTGAATACATGTCAAAAATCTCTGCAGATGAATCCGTTGAATATGCAAAGACAGGACAACTTGTTACTGCAACAGTTGAGCTTGTAAAACAACCCACAATTGCAGCTGTGAATGGTTTTGCATTAGGTGGGGGTTGTGAACTTGCAATGTCTTGCGATATTAGAATTGCAGCAGATACTGCAAAACTTGGTCAACCAGAAGTTACAATTGGTATTCCTCCTGGTTGGGGTGGAACACAAAGATTGATGAGAATTGTGGGAATAGCAAAAGCAAAAGAGCTGGTCTATACCGGCAAAATGATCAAAGCAGATGAGGCAAAAGAAATTGGTCTAGTGAACCAAGTAGTTCCTTTGGCCTCATTACAAGAAGAAGCTTTGAAAATGGCACAACAAATTGCCGCAAACTCTACAATGGGCGTACAAATGTCCAAGGTAGCAATTAACAAAGGAAGAAATGCTGATCTTGATACTGGACTTGCAGTTGAACTCCTTGCTTGGAGAAATTGCTTTACTCATCCTGACAGAGAAGAACGCATGACTGCTTTTGTCAACAAGTCAAAAAAATAA
- a CDS encoding winged helix-turn-helix domain-containing protein yields the protein MTNTQLLEFKQMLNCRSQPEHRKPDKQTRKLLLYLFTSTRGGFTRMRIIMNLLEKPYNTHQLAQELDLDYKAVQHHLKVLEKNNMVTKIGEKYGALFHLSNFLEINIRALDEAIDKLDRKMNHKKVYH from the coding sequence ATGACTAATACTCAATTACTTGAATTCAAACAGATGTTAAATTGTAGATCTCAGCCTGAGCATAGAAAACCAGACAAACAGACTAGAAAATTATTGCTTTACTTATTTACAAGCACTAGAGGTGGTTTTACTAGGATGAGAATAATTATGAATTTACTAGAAAAGCCATACAACACACATCAACTTGCCCAAGAATTGGATTTAGATTACAAGGCTGTTCAGCACCATCTCAAAGTTTTAGAAAAAAACAACATGGTAACAAAAATTGGCGAAAAATATGGTGCCCTTTTTCATTTGTCCAACTTCCTTGAAATCAACATTCGTGCACTAGACGAGGCAATTGACAAACTAGACCGAAAAATGAATCACAAGAAAGTTTATCATTAA
- a CDS encoding adenylyltransferase/cytidyltransferase family protein — MDITEKAILRAMYIGQIIAKSGTEIIQENSKLTKGFINSKIDELIKNQIVNEDRTTLTELGRESLKVVLAGGVFDIIHPGHIYTLNAARALGDVLVVVVATDNTAIRMKKRKPLHNQEQRQELVNSLKMVDLCLIGQEDDIFKTVNLVRPQVIALGYDQIHQEKFITEGCKRINLDAQVARLQSPIPDSSSSKIEKEYGESIHGI; from the coding sequence ATGGACATAACTGAGAAAGCAATTTTGAGGGCAATGTACATTGGTCAAATAATTGCAAAATCAGGTACAGAGATCATTCAGGAAAACAGCAAATTAACAAAAGGATTCATCAATTCAAAAATTGATGAACTCATAAAAAATCAGATTGTAAATGAAGACAGAACTACATTAACTGAACTGGGACGAGAATCACTCAAAGTTGTTTTAGCAGGAGGGGTTTTTGATATTATTCATCCAGGGCATATTTACACACTAAATGCAGCACGTGCATTAGGTGATGTTTTGGTAGTAGTTGTTGCAACAGACAATACAGCCATTAGAATGAAAAAAAGAAAACCACTTCACAATCAGGAACAACGTCAAGAGTTAGTAAATTCATTGAAAATGGTAGATCTTTGTTTGATTGGTCAAGAAGACGATATTTTCAAAACAGTCAATCTAGTTAGGCCACAAGTTATCGCATTGGGATATGATCAAATCCACCAAGAGAAATTCATCACCGAAGGATGCAAAAGGATCAACCTAGATGCACAAGTAGCAAGGCTTCAATCTCCCATTCCAGATAGTTCAAGTTCAAAGATTGAAAAAGAATATGGTGAATCGATTCACGGAATTTAA
- a CDS encoding class I SAM-dependent methyltransferase: MGLGSYWGEVIEVLREIIPIYDKVNSYISLGKDIEYRNRGISGRVFPGNKILDAGSGFGNMSKTALNICDGKISITLYDPLVPMLKNTSTFFEKTPDMANGVFEHIPFRDEEFDAVLCGYSLRDAINLRIAISEIHRVLKKDGRFVIVDLGKPDEGFIRLGVSFYLRCILPILAFFAGGKLGLKFGTLYGTYRRWPKNKKLEELLLEKFSKVEFEKDLMGGAIMVAAYK; encoded by the coding sequence ATGGGTTTAGGAAGTTATTGGGGTGAAGTAATAGAAGTACTACGTGAAATTATCCCAATTTATGACAAAGTCAATTCATACATTTCTCTTGGAAAAGATATAGAGTATAGAAACAGAGGAATTTCAGGAAGAGTGTTCCCAGGAAACAAAATTCTTGATGCAGGATCCGGATTTGGAAATATGTCAAAAACGGCACTAAACATTTGTGATGGTAAAATATCAATCACCCTTTATGATCCTCTTGTACCAATGTTAAAAAATACAAGTACATTTTTTGAGAAAACTCCAGATATGGCAAATGGGGTTTTTGAGCACATTCCATTTAGAGACGAAGAGTTTGATGCAGTACTATGCGGGTATTCACTAAGAGATGCAATAAATTTACGAATAGCAATTTCAGAAATTCATAGAGTTCTAAAAAAAGACGGAAGATTTGTCATTGTAGATTTAGGTAAACCAGATGAGGGTTTTATTAGATTAGGAGTTTCATTTTACCTCAGATGTATTTTGCCAATTCTTGCATTCTTTGCAGGAGGTAAACTAGGTTTGAAATTTGGTACATTGTATGGAACTTACAGAAGATGGCCAAAAAATAAAAAACTTGAAGAATTACTGCTTGAAAAATTTTCCAAAGTAGAGTTTGAGAAAGATCTTATGGGTGGCGCAATAATGGTTGCCGCATACAAATGA
- a CDS encoding toprim domain-containing protein produces the protein MLVTEQEIQEIKDFVSQLNTMNESVVVVEGKRDVRALRKMGFSGKILEFHKFGGMVNFADSVAKYERLIILFDRDRKGRTLTGKTIQLLQRRTRIDLSFKRKLRSITKGKIVFVEQLVCYESYLF, from the coding sequence GTGCTTGTAACCGAGCAAGAAATTCAAGAAATAAAGGATTTTGTATCACAGTTAAACACTATGAATGAAAGTGTAGTTGTTGTTGAAGGAAAAAGAGATGTAAGAGCTCTGAGAAAAATGGGTTTTTCTGGAAAAATTTTAGAATTTCACAAGTTTGGCGGAATGGTAAATTTTGCAGACTCTGTTGCAAAGTATGAAAGACTGATTATTCTTTTTGATAGAGATAGAAAAGGAAGAACATTAACAGGAAAAACAATCCAGTTGTTACAACGTAGAACAAGAATTGATCTTTCTTTCAAAAGAAAGCTACGTAGTATAACTAAAGGAAAAATAGTATTTGTAGAACAGCTGGTTTGTTATGAATCATATCTGTTTTAG
- a CDS encoding DUF120 domain-containing protein: protein MTELKIQHILTLAYLLSKGAKHNFVTITTSSLGKNIDKSQQAASKHLLELENNQFIERIISGRNISVKITPKGFSEMVKLSTILQKSLNSSPSHVELKGVLVSGMGEGAYYMSLKGYTKQFKSKIGFVPFPGTLNVRLDKKVHQEAIKQFETLDGIKIKSFSDGKRTYGWVKCFPAKLNNSIDCQLIILERTHHDDSIVELISKICIRKSGKLKDGSKVTIKIPITP from the coding sequence ATGACTGAACTAAAAATTCAGCACATCTTAACCCTCGCATATCTTTTATCTAAAGGAGCAAAACACAACTTTGTCACAATCACCACGTCCTCTCTTGGCAAGAACATAGACAAGTCTCAACAAGCAGCATCCAAACATTTACTGGAATTAGAAAATAACCAATTCATTGAGAGAATAATTAGCGGCAGAAATATTTCAGTCAAAATCACTCCAAAGGGATTCTCTGAAATGGTAAAACTCTCAACAATCTTGCAAAAAAGCCTGAATTCCTCACCCTCTCATGTAGAGCTCAAGGGGGTGCTGGTATCTGGGATGGGTGAAGGCGCATACTATATGTCGCTAAAAGGATACACAAAACAGTTCAAATCTAAAATTGGGTTTGTCCCATTTCCAGGAACTTTAAATGTTAGGTTGGACAAAAAAGTTCACCAAGAGGCAATCAAGCAATTTGAGACTCTTGATGGAATTAAGATTAAGAGTTTTTCAGATGGCAAAAGAACTTATGGTTGGGTAAAATGTTTTCCTGCCAAGCTAAACAACTCAATTGATTGCCAGCTAATTATTTTGGAAAGGACTCATCATGATGATTCTATTGTGGAATTAATTTCAAAGATATGCATTAGAAAATCTGGAAAACTAAAAGATGGATCTAAAGTCACTATAAAAATCCCCATAACCCCTTAA
- a CDS encoding universal stress protein: MFKQITVAIITPTHDKKSFELGLQLAKKLECPLSIIECFYQKPPMFHFFETKADKIALQKRKEKIKSELIKWEKIAEKENIPIKTKFALTDSIAHWVIDYVKENKVGLLIVDYPKLSMTESTHYDDIINTIHHKAKCYVLTAKQ; the protein is encoded by the coding sequence TTGTTCAAACAAATCACTGTTGCGATAATTACGCCTACTCATGACAAAAAGTCTTTTGAATTAGGGCTACAATTGGCAAAGAAATTAGAATGTCCTTTGTCTATTATTGAATGCTTTTATCAAAAACCACCTATGTTTCATTTTTTTGAGACAAAAGCAGACAAGATAGCATTGCAAAAAAGAAAGGAGAAAATCAAGTCTGAATTGATAAAATGGGAAAAAATTGCTGAAAAAGAAAATATACCAATAAAAACAAAATTTGCTTTAACTGACTCTATTGCCCATTGGGTAATTGATTATGTAAAAGAAAACAAAGTCGGTCTGTTAATTGTTGACTATCCAAAATTGTCCATGACTGAATCTACTCATTATGACGATATCATCAACACAATTCATCACAAAGCAAAATGCTATGTCCTAACCGCTAAACAATAA
- a CDS encoding archaeal proteasome endopeptidase complex subunit alpha, with product MMASRGYDMTPTMYSPDGRIYQVEYAMETVKRGTLALGIKTKQGVIMAVEEKPRALQTSNITQKIFQVDFHIGVAAAGYIPDARVQVDNARLFSQGNKMTYDESVEVATVAKHLADQSHQYTQYSGVRPNGVALIIAGVDQQGEKIYVTDPSGTFVQYAAIAIGAGSDEVNAFLEKHYDSEMSLEDAAALAIASINLKAEQKEGLNHVKMAKVTSEKKIFEKISESELESYAKNVSKFSTA from the coding sequence ATGATGGCATCACGCGGTTATGATATGACACCTACAATGTATTCGCCAGATGGTAGAATTTACCAAGTAGAGTATGCTATGGAGACTGTAAAAAGAGGAACCCTAGCATTAGGAATCAAGACAAAACAGGGAGTCATTATGGCAGTAGAAGAAAAACCAAGAGCATTACAGACTTCAAATATAACTCAAAAAATATTCCAAGTAGATTTCCATATCGGAGTGGCAGCTGCAGGATACATTCCAGATGCCAGAGTACAAGTTGACAATGCAAGATTATTCTCTCAAGGTAACAAAATGACTTATGATGAATCAGTTGAGGTTGCAACAGTTGCAAAGCACTTGGCAGATCAATCACATCAATATACTCAATATTCAGGAGTTCGTCCAAACGGTGTTGCATTGATTATTGCAGGAGTTGATCAACAAGGTGAAAAAATCTATGTTACTGATCCAAGTGGAACTTTTGTTCAATATGCAGCAATTGCAATTGGTGCAGGTTCTGATGAAGTTAATGCATTTTTGGAAAAACATTATGATTCAGAAATGAGTCTAGAAGATGCTGCAGCATTAGCAATTGCATCAATTAATCTAAAGGCAGAACAAAAAGAAGGGTTGAATCATGTTAAAATGGCAAAGGTGACATCTGAAAAGAAAATCTTTGAAAAAATTTCAGAGTCAGAGTTGGAATCTTATGCAAAAAATGTATCCAAATTTTCTACAGCATAA
- the dnaG gene encoding DNA primase DnaG, which translates to MPQSGIVKYHVKLSFEVDGLVERADIIGAIFGQTEGLLGPEMNLNELQRVSKVGRIEVNSKSTANTTAGDALLPMSTDIDTCALIAAGIESIDKVGPFDCSFKLESIDDVRAAKKDDIVKRAKEIKQRWATKTVSEGESMLKDVHAGDSGKLTTYGPSKLTCSSGVFDANWIILVEGRADVINLLRSGYDNALAIEGAKIDESIKELCSSKDTIVAFTDGDRAGGFILKELKSVVPIDYELRADTGIEVEELSPERIDEILRPIADQIKSGGEAPVLKSEDDKPLADMAAKVFPDLNETLEAVALDADQKEIFKVPISEVVSKLSTQSGIKYLFLDGIITQRLLEGAKNAGIECVIGHRVAKLTNSDGMTLKTFGDLGVA; encoded by the coding sequence ATGCCTCAATCAGGAATTGTCAAATATCATGTTAAACTTTCCTTTGAAGTTGATGGGCTCGTTGAAAGAGCAGACATAATCGGAGCCATCTTTGGCCAAACAGAAGGACTGTTGGGCCCAGAGATGAATCTGAATGAACTGCAACGAGTATCAAAAGTAGGACGTATTGAAGTCAATTCAAAATCTACCGCAAATACAACTGCTGGAGATGCTCTGCTTCCGATGAGTACTGATATTGATACTTGTGCATTAATTGCAGCCGGAATTGAGAGCATTGACAAAGTCGGTCCTTTTGACTGTTCATTCAAACTAGAATCAATTGATGATGTTAGAGCAGCAAAGAAGGATGATATTGTAAAACGTGCCAAAGAAATCAAGCAACGTTGGGCTACGAAAACTGTTAGTGAAGGAGAAAGCATGTTGAAAGATGTACATGCTGGAGACTCTGGAAAACTCACAACTTATGGCCCATCCAAACTAACATGTAGTTCTGGAGTGTTTGATGCAAATTGGATTATTCTTGTTGAAGGAAGAGCTGATGTGATCAATCTTCTAAGATCAGGATACGATAATGCTCTTGCAATTGAAGGTGCAAAAATAGATGAATCAATTAAGGAATTATGTTCCTCAAAAGATACTATTGTTGCATTCACTGATGGTGACAGAGCAGGCGGATTTATCCTAAAAGAACTAAAATCAGTTGTGCCAATTGATTATGAACTTAGAGCTGATACAGGAATTGAAGTTGAAGAACTATCTCCTGAAAGAATTGATGAAATTCTTAGACCTATTGCTGATCAAATTAAATCTGGTGGCGAAGCTCCTGTTCTAAAAAGTGAAGACGATAAACCACTAGCTGATATGGCTGCAAAGGTTTTCCCAGATCTTAATGAAACACTTGAAGCAGTTGCATTAGATGCAGACCAAAAAGAGATTTTCAAAGTTCCAATCAGTGAAGTTGTTAGTAAACTATCAACACAGTCTGGAATAAAATATCTCTTCTTAGACGGAATTATTACACAGAGGCTCTTAGAGGGTGCCAAAAACGCTGGCATTGAATGTGTAATCGGTCACAGAGTTGCAAAATTAACAAACTCTGATGGAATGACTCTAAAAACATTCGGTGACCTAGGCGTAGCATAG
- a CDS encoding Glu/Leu/Phe/Val dehydrogenase: protein MVKNDPFENATKQVNDACDVLGIKDKGLREYLAMPNRLLRVKIPVKMDNGKIRVFTGFRSQHNNDRGPYKGGIRYFDPKGGVEYMEREVMALSSWMTWKCAIVDVPLGGGKGGIFVNPKTEKLSDGEMERLTRGFAYKIAEVIGPRKDIPAPDVYTTGREMTQIMDTFSKLNDNQYSPGVITGKPISMGGSLARNVATGLGTAYCVREAAKALKIKLKGAKVVLQGFGNASTFAGIYLEKMGAKIIGASDSKGSIIVPNGFKTEKLIAHKEKTGSVVNFPGSKTVSTEELLTTKCDILIPGALENQIDAKIAKNLKCKIIGEAANGPTLPEADPILYKNKILVIPDILANSGGVCISYLEWVQNNMGYYWTFDEVANKMEANITKGFRDAYEMSKKHKIDMRKAAMALAVQRVVEAFEQKGIWP from the coding sequence TTGGTCAAGAACGATCCTTTTGAAAATGCAACAAAACAAGTAAATGATGCATGTGATGTTCTTGGCATAAAAGACAAAGGACTGCGTGAATATCTTGCAATGCCTAACAGACTTTTGAGAGTTAAAATTCCAGTTAAAATGGACAACGGAAAAATTAGAGTTTTCACAGGTTTTCGAAGTCAACATAACAATGACAGAGGTCCATACAAAGGTGGTATCAGGTACTTTGATCCAAAAGGTGGAGTTGAATACATGGAACGTGAAGTTATGGCACTTTCATCTTGGATGACTTGGAAATGTGCAATTGTCGATGTTCCTCTTGGAGGTGGAAAAGGTGGAATTTTTGTAAATCCAAAAACTGAAAAACTCAGCGACGGTGAAATGGAAAGACTCACCAGAGGTTTTGCTTACAAAATAGCTGAGGTTATTGGACCAAGAAAAGACATTCCAGCTCCGGATGTTTATACAACTGGAAGAGAAATGACCCAAATTATGGATACATTTAGCAAACTTAACGATAATCAATATTCACCAGGCGTAATTACTGGTAAACCTATCTCAATGGGCGGTTCACTTGCAAGAAATGTTGCAACTGGATTGGGAACTGCTTATTGTGTAAGAGAGGCTGCAAAAGCTCTCAAGATTAAACTAAAAGGTGCCAAAGTTGTATTACAAGGATTTGGAAATGCATCCACCTTTGCAGGAATATATCTTGAGAAGATGGGCGCAAAAATAATTGGTGCAAGTGATTCTAAAGGCTCTATAATTGTCCCAAATGGATTCAAGACTGAAAAACTCATAGCCCATAAAGAAAAGACAGGTTCCGTTGTTAACTTCCCAGGGAGCAAAACAGTCTCTACTGAAGAATTGCTTACAACAAAATGTGATATTCTAATTCCAGGTGCTCTGGAAAATCAGATTGATGCAAAGATTGCAAAAAATCTGAAATGTAAAATTATTGGTGAGGCCGCAAATGGTCCAACTTTGCCAGAGGCAGATCCTATTCTATACAAGAATAAGATATTGGTAATTCCTGATATCTTGGCAAACTCTGGTGGTGTATGTATTTCTTACTTGGAGTGGGTACAAAATAACATGGGTTACTATTGGACCTTTGATGAAGTTGCAAACAAGATGGAAGCAAACATCACAAAAGGATTCAGAGATGCATATGAAATGTCAAAGAAACACAAGATTGACATGAGAAAGGCTGCAATGGCACTTGCAGTTCAAAGAGTTGTAGAAGCATTTGAACAAAAAGGCATTTGGCCATAA
- a CDS encoding type 1 glutamine amidotransferase, protein MSDVLLVQNTRIEGSGFLGELLQQDGFEIHSVHAKTEKLPDRKYSLVVILGAPESANDDLPYLLEEQNLIKKSVDANIPVLGICLGSQLIAKTFGAKVYSGLKKEIGFYSDLIPDDPKLFSGFENPFTVFHWHGDTFDLPEGATRLAHSEIYQNQAFQYKSAVGLQFHMEVNENMINLWLDKTQEKLEQIPYIDPEKIRSDIDENISLVKNNMKNFYKNFKSSFDL, encoded by the coding sequence GTGAGTGATGTCTTACTTGTTCAAAACACTCGAATTGAAGGTTCTGGATTTTTAGGCGAACTATTGCAACAAGACGGTTTTGAAATTCACTCCGTTCATGCAAAAACTGAAAAACTTCCTGATAGAAAATATTCTCTTGTTGTAATTTTAGGTGCACCTGAAAGCGCAAATGATGATCTTCCTTATCTTTTAGAAGAACAGAATCTTATCAAAAAAAGCGTTGATGCTAACATTCCTGTTTTAGGCATATGTTTAGGCTCACAATTAATTGCAAAAACTTTTGGAGCTAAAGTTTACAGTGGTCTAAAAAAAGAGATTGGATTTTACAGCGATTTAATTCCTGATGATCCCAAATTATTTTCAGGCTTTGAAAACCCTTTTACTGTTTTTCATTGGCATGGTGATACATTTGATTTACCTGAAGGTGCTACTAGGTTAGCACATTCAGAAATTTATCAAAATCAGGCATTTCAATACAAAAGTGCAGTTGGATTACAATTCCATATGGAAGTAAATGAGAATATGATAAATCTTTGGCTTGATAAAACCCAGGAAAAGTTGGAACAGATTCCTTACATTGACCCAGAAAAAATTAGATCGGATATTGATGAAAATATCTCACTTGTAAAAAACAATATGAAGAATTTTTACAAGAATTTCAAATCATCATTTGATCTTTGA
- a CDS encoding 3-hydroxypropionate--CoA ligase — MASVKKIFEETIRTDHKVITEELSKSILKTYGVKVPPYALVTSAEEAAKQAKKIGFPLVMKVVSPQILHKTDVGGVKVGIDNVNDVKKTFKDMYGRLSKKKGVDVKGILLEKMVPKGVELIVGIQNDSQFGPVIMVGLGGIMTEVMKDVAFRMLPITTSDAKSMLNELKGSKLLKGFRGSEPIDTNMVAKMLVQIGKLGVENADYINSIDFNPVVVYPKSHFVVDAKIILNKEIKKNSISKSKPNITDMETFFTPKSVALVGASASKGKIGNSILDSLVNYDFKGKVYPINPKADKIFDQKCYPSVADIPANVDLVVISVDLSMTPPVLEDCAKKGVHSVVIVSGGGKELGGERAAYEAEVARLSKKHKIRIIGPNCIGMFNAANRLDCAFQGQERMVRSKLGPVAFFSQSGTMGISMLESADVFGLSKMISFGNRSDVDEADMIWYAANDPQTKVIGLYVEGFGDGRKFINTAKRVMKEKKKPIIIWKSGRTAAGAKQAASHTGSLGGSNAIIMGAFKQAGIISVDSYQELAGVLKALAWQPPAKGNRVAMTSNGAGPMIGGIDQLEKFGLTIGKLSPNLLKKMKDRFPPAVPIHNGNPADVGGGATADDYRFVIQQFMDEKNIDIAMPWFVFQDDPLEETIVEYLADFQKKGKKPLLAGGNGGPYTEKMIKLIEKHNVPVYQDLRTWVAAAAALSQWGKVRGK, encoded by the coding sequence ATGGCTTCAGTGAAAAAAATCTTTGAAGAAACAATTCGCACCGATCACAAAGTCATCACTGAAGAATTATCAAAATCAATACTCAAAACTTATGGCGTTAAAGTACCGCCTTATGCACTTGTAACTTCTGCTGAAGAAGCTGCAAAACAAGCAAAGAAAATTGGTTTTCCTTTGGTAATGAAAGTTGTTTCGCCACAAATCTTACACAAAACTGATGTTGGTGGAGTTAAAGTTGGAATTGATAATGTCAATGATGTAAAAAAGACATTCAAAGACATGTATGGACGTCTTTCAAAAAAGAAAGGAGTTGATGTAAAAGGAATTCTTCTTGAAAAGATGGTTCCAAAAGGTGTTGAATTAATTGTTGGAATTCAAAATGATTCACAGTTTGGTCCTGTAATTATGGTTGGACTTGGCGGAATTATGACTGAAGTTATGAAAGATGTTGCATTTAGGATGCTACCTATTACAACTTCTGATGCAAAATCTATGCTTAACGAACTAAAGGGTTCAAAACTCCTCAAGGGATTCAGAGGAAGTGAGCCTATTGATACAAACATGGTTGCAAAAATGCTTGTACAAATTGGAAAACTAGGAGTAGAAAACGCAGATTACATTAACAGTATTGACTTTAACCCTGTAGTTGTATATCCAAAATCTCACTTTGTAGTTGATGCAAAGATTATCCTAAACAAAGAAATCAAAAAGAATTCTATCTCTAAATCTAAACCAAACATTACTGACATGGAGACGTTCTTTACTCCCAAGTCTGTTGCACTAGTTGGTGCATCTGCTAGTAAAGGAAAGATTGGAAACTCTATCTTAGATAGTTTAGTAAATTATGATTTCAAAGGTAAAGTCTATCCAATTAATCCAAAGGCCGATAAAATCTTTGATCAAAAATGCTACCCTTCAGTTGCAGATATTCCGGCAAATGTAGATTTAGTTGTAATATCTGTTGACTTGTCTATGACCCCTCCTGTTCTTGAAGATTGTGCAAAGAAAGGAGTGCACAGTGTTGTAATTGTTTCAGGTGGGGGAAAAGAACTTGGTGGAGAACGTGCAGCATATGAAGCTGAAGTAGCAAGATTGTCTAAAAAACACAAAATTAGAATCATTGGTCCTAACTGTATTGGAATGTTTAATGCTGCTAATCGTCTTGATTGTGCATTCCAAGGACAAGAAAGAATGGTTCGTTCCAAATTAGGTCCTGTAGCATTCTTTTCACAAAGTGGAACCATGGGAATCAGCATGTTAGAATCTGCTGATGTGTTTGGTCTGTCTAAGATGATTAGTTTTGGTAATCGTTCTGATGTTGATGAAGCAGATATGATATGGTATGCTGCAAATGATCCTCAAACTAAAGTAATAGGATTGTATGTTGAAGGATTTGGCGATGGACGAAAATTCATCAATACTGCCAAACGTGTAATGAAAGAAAAGAAAAAACCAATTATAATTTGGAAAAGTGGAAGAACTGCTGCAGGTGCAAAACAAGCTGCATCACATACAGGTTCTCTTGGTGGTTCAAATGCAATCATTATGGGTGCATTCAAGCAGGCAGGAATTATCTCCGTTGATAGTTATCAAGAATTAGCTGGCGTATTAAAGGCACTAGCATGGCAACCTCCTGCAAAAGGAAATCGTGTTGCTATGACCAGTAACGGTGCTGGTCCTATGATTGGTGGTATTGATCAGTTAGAAAAATTTGGACTTACAATAGGAAAATTATCTCCAAACCTTCTCAAAAAAATGAAGGATCGTTTCCCACCTGCTGTCCCAATCCATAATGGCAATCCTGCTGATGTAGGTGGCGGTGCAACTGCAGATGATTATAGATTTGTTATTCAACAATTCATGGATGAGAAAAATATTGACATTGCAATGCCATGGTTTGTTTTCCAAGATGATCCACTTGAAGAAACAATCGTTGAGTATTTAGCTGATTTCCAAAAGAAAGGAAAGAAACCACTTTTAGCTGGTGGTAATGGTGGTCCATATACTGAAAAAATGATTAAACTAATTGAGAAACACAATGTTCCAGTTTATCAGGATCTTAGAACTTGGGTTGCAGCCGCAGCTGCATTGTCTCAATGGGGCAAAGTACGCGGAAAATAG